One Bacteroidia bacterium genomic window, GCGTAGCCCGAAGCACGCCGACCTTGCCCACACGAGCGCAAGCGAAGTGTGGGCAAGGGCACGCCCAAAAAAATAATCATTTTTAGAAAAAAATTTCATTCAGAGAGTAATTTGCGAATATTGTAATCTACAATCAATGAGCTTGGGGGAAGCATACTCAAAAACACTCGCCTTACTCTACCTTGCTTGTCAATTAGATATTTTTGATAATTCCAAAAAACAGGAAAACTGAACTTACCATTTTTATCTTTTCGGGTCAAATATTCATATAACGGATGTTTGTTTTTGCCTTTTATACTGACCTTGCTAAAAATGGGAAAGCTTACTCCATAGTTGACTTGGCAGGTACGCATGGTTTCTTCGTCGTTTTCAGGGTTTTGTCCGCCAAAGTCATTACTTGGAATACCTATCACTACAAAGCCTTTATCTTTGTATTTTTGATACACTTTTTCTAACTTTTTTAGCTGGGGCGCAAAGCCGCATCGCGTAGCAATATTGACTATCATCAATACCTTACCTTGATAAGTTCCTAACGGTACCTCTTCACCTTTATTATTTTTCAGACGAATAGGGTAAATACTCTCTGCCATACGTTAATAACATAACAAGTATTGATGAGTTTTGTTCTATTTAGACGTA contains:
- a CDS encoding redoxin domain-containing protein translates to MAESIYPIRLKNNKGEEVPLGTYQGKVLMIVNIATRCGFAPQLKKLEKVYQKYKDKGFVVIGIPSNDFGGQNPENDEETMRTCQVNYGVSFPIFSKVSIKGKNKHPLYEYLTRKDKNGKFSFPVFWNYQKYLIDKQGRVRRVFLSMLPPSSLIVDYNIRKLLSE